From the genome of Mucilaginibacter paludis DSM 18603:
CCGCGGTTGCTGTGTTTCTGAATATACCGGTTGCAGTAATTAGAAATTTCAAATATGATTTGCCTTTTCAACCTAATATACTTTCAGAAAACAATACGATTATAAACTACAATCATTGCATCAATCAAAATTCGATTGAAAGTATTGCCAAGATCTATGAGATTGTTCGTGATTTGGTTAAAAAAGAAAATGGTTCTAAATAAAAACAATGAGTTGTTGCGCAAAGGTTCATGTGCCACTTTCTCCAAGGTGCAGCAATATAAACAAGCAAATAAGCTTACAAAACCCCAAACACAAATCTAAACTTATCAAGATGGCCGATGCAATGAGTTACGAGTACCTGCTGAGACGAATATATCAGGTTGGCAGATATGGCAAAAAAGATGTGGATGCCGATGTCTACCGCAGTTTCGAACATGCAGAAAGACTATACACTTTAGAACAAGGAAACATTGCGAAGGGCCTGCCCAGGATAGATAACCGCAGTATAACGCAACTGGAAACCGAGTACCGCGTCGGTTGTAAACATATTTGGCTTATTATCGCCAAAGCCCTAAAGGCCGGGTATGAAAAATTTGGCCATCAATTTACGTCAGACCAGAAACAGATTTTTGAGCATTTATTTGTCGAACCTAAAGAATTAACTAAGGATCACCTTGATCAAGTGATTGATACAGCAGAATCGATTTTTGTTAAATATAAAATCTACCCGGCATAACCATAAAAAAAGCCTTGGCAATTTTGCTAAGGCTCGTATATTTTTAATTAAGGGAGCTATTCGAATCAATTATAGTTTCTCGATTTCCGTAATAGTCAATTTGGTAAATTTCGCAATCTGCTCAATAGATATACCATCTTTTTTCATTTCACGCGCAATGGATACGGCTTCTTCATGTTTAGCTCTATCGATCAAAAGTTCTTCTAAGCCCATTGTATTACTCCTTCCTGTTAATATTTCTACCTCTTGTTCAAATTTAGTATTTATGTCCGAGTTTTCAAAACGGACATAATACCTTAAAAAATTCATCAGTACCCGGATTTTTTCTTTGGCTATCTGTTTTGTGAGTAACTGCCTGACTAATTCTAATTTCAATTGTAATAACAAGGCATCACGTTCCTTCTCATCAAAATAATCTTTTCCAGCTATGGCTGCTTTTGCAGTCAATATCACCATAGCAAAGGGATTGTTACTCGCCCGCAGCTCTGCTTCATCTTGTCTGCTGATCTTATAGGTATTAAATGTATACAATAGGCTCGTACCCCTAAACTCAATTTGAAAACTGTTGGGCCTTTCTTTGTAAATAGCCTCTGTAAAGATCGCGTAAGCTGTGATCGGCTTCTGATATTTGTCCAGTATCCTATAAAAGTAAGTGAACATGCGCTGGGCAAAATCCTGCTGGTATTGCCCTTGCACTTCCACATGCACCAAGACCCACTCCTCTTTACCATCACGGGTAAATACCTTGACCAGTTTATCAATGATCTTTGGAGAATATTCATCGTTTTCCGGTGGAAAAACCTGCTCCAACTCTTTGTCTAAAAATTCAAATTTTTTATTAAAGTCATAAAATTGCTCCGCTTCTGGATCAAAAAACATTAAAAAATCATCGAATACATCTTCGAGTATTCCTTTCCAGAGAATATCGTCTTTTCTTCTCATAATGCAAATATTAGAAACTTTAATCTATTATGTAACGGCGCAACTTATATAGTTAAAGATTGAGAAAATATTTGCTTGTGACGACAGTTTTAAAGAAACTACAACAATCGGGAATTATTTAGTCCCATTTTTCTACACCTCTTTGTGTTGATCTCAAAAATAGTTAAAATCATAAGATATGATGGAAAACGAGGCAGCTAAGAAACTCCTTTTAAAATATCAGCAAGGTAATTGCACAGAAGCCGAAAAAGCTTTATTAGAACAATGGTATTTACAGCTTAATGAAGATAAAAACGACATTGGGATGTCTCCTGAGAAAATTGAAAGTCTGCTTGCCGATGTATATAGCAAACTGCCAGGCCATCATAACGCAAAAGCTAAAGCACTCAAGCTTTGGACGATTTTAGGCGCAATAGCTGCTGTAATGTTCATCGTGCTTGGCGTATTTACGTATCGCCAAAATAAAGATACTGCCTCAGCGCCTTTATATAGTAATGACATAGCGCCGGGGATAAACAAAGCGATACTAACACTGGCGAATGGCAAAAAGATCAGTCTAAGTAATACAAAGACGGGAATTGTTATTTCCGAAAATAAGCTGACCTATAATGATGGTTCTACAATAACAGGTAACAACACAGGTATCCAAACGATCAGTACACCTAATGGTGGCCAGTACCAGATCATGTTGCCGGATGGCACCAAAGCGTGGCTCAATGCTGCATCGTCGCTGACTTACCCCACTTCATTTGTTAGCCTCAAAACTCGAAAAGTAGAATTGAGCGGTGAAGCCTACTTTGAAGTAGCTAAAGATAAAAATCATCCCTTTATCGTCCAGAGCGGTAAGCAGCAAGTTGAAGTTTTAGGCACTCACTTTAATATCAATAGCTATGCGGACGAACAAGCGACTACCACAACCCTGTTAGAGGGAAGCGTCAAAGTTTCAATTGCAAATACGAAGGCAAGCCAAATCCTGAAACCCGGCCAACAGGCATCTCTGTCTGGTGACAACTTAACGGTCGGTAAGGCGGATCTTGAAGAAGCTATGGCCTGGAAAAACGGCTACTTCCGTTTCAATGATGAAAGTATCACGAGCATTATGCGCAAGCTTTCCCGCTGGTATAATATCGAAGTGCAATACCAGGGAGATGTTCCTACGGGCGGCTTAAACGGCAAGGTATCCCGTTATAAAAACATCAGCGCGGTATTGAAAGCGCTGGAATCAACCCAAGTTGTTCATTTTAAAATTACAGGAAGGAGAATTACCGTAATGAAGTAAATCAATAAGATCAAGTTAAACAGTTAATTAAAAAGCCAGGAACCGACAGACATCGGAAGCCTGGCTTAATAAGCTGACCTACAATAATAATTATTAAACTATTAATGCACCGCGGCACACCTGGCCCACTCGACATGAAAAAGGTGTAACGCATACGACACGCTCTCGCAAATGTACAAAGTTTCCTCAAAAAATTTGGTGCGCCCTCCCGGCGGCATCCTAAAAATGCTATCGGTTATCCTTTTGGTTTTCAGCCGGATTACCGACAATAGAAAAATCATCATCCGTCTTAATCTCACCTCGTTTCTTCTACTGATGGTCATCTTACAGGTAAGCGCTAATTCCATGGCACAAAAAATCACCCTGTCTCTAAAAAACGCCCCGCTGATGAAGGTCTTCGACCAGATCAGTCAACAAAGCGGCTATGACTTCCTGGTGTCAACGGAAAATTTAAAAGCGGCCAAACCGGTCAGCATCACAGTTAAGGATGAAGACCTCGAAGAAGTTCTGGAAAAATTATTCAATATCAGCCTTTGAAATTCCAGATACAGGAAAAAATGGTGGTGGTATCCAAAAAAGAAATAACCACCATAGAAAAGATCAAAGCGGTATTCAAAACAGCTGTTCCAATTACCGGTAAGGTAACAGACACCACCGGCACCCCATTACCCGGCGCAACGATCAAGATCAAAGGGCAGGCTAATGCAGTATTAACCAGTAGTGACGGTACATTCTCGGTTACTGCACAGGCGGGGGACGAGGTAACTGTATCTTTTATTGGTTTTATTCCCTACAGTTTTACTGTTAGGGATGATACACCCTTTCAGAATATTGTATTACATGCAAGTTACAATAAGCTGAATGAGGTAGTTGTGAGTACGGGTTATCAAACTTTGCCCAAAGAACGAGCGACCGGTTCATTCGTTCAGATTGATAATACGTTACTCAATAGAAGTACCGGGGTAAATATACTTGACCGTTTGAATGGTGTAACCAGTGGATTAAGGTTTAACGGATTTACAACTACAACAATTTCTACTAATCCATCGAACAGAGTGCTTGGACTTAATATACGCGGGGAAAGTACACTTTCAGGGAACGTCAGTACTGATCCATTAATTATCATTGATAATTTTCCTTATGAAGGAAACATCAGCAA
Proteins encoded in this window:
- a CDS encoding FecR family protein, with amino-acid sequence MMENEAAKKLLLKYQQGNCTEAEKALLEQWYLQLNEDKNDIGMSPEKIESLLADVYSKLPGHHNAKAKALKLWTILGAIAAVMFIVLGVFTYRQNKDTASAPLYSNDIAPGINKAILTLANGKKISLSNTKTGIVISENKLTYNDGSTITGNNTGIQTISTPNGGQYQIMLPDGTKAWLNAASSLTYPTSFVSLKTRKVELSGEAYFEVAKDKNHPFIVQSGKQQVEVLGTHFNINSYADEQATTTTLLEGSVKVSIANTKASQILKPGQQASLSGDNLTVGKADLEEAMAWKNGYFRFNDESITSIMRKLSRWYNIEVQYQGDVPTGGLNGKVSRYKNISAVLKALESTQVVHFKITGRRITVMK
- a CDS encoding RpnC/YadD family protein, which gives rise to MRRKDDILWKGILEDVFDDFLMFFDPEAEQFYDFNKKFEFLDKELEQVFPPENDEYSPKIIDKLVKVFTRDGKEEWVLVHVEVQGQYQQDFAQRMFTYFYRILDKYQKPITAYAIFTEAIYKERPNSFQIEFRGTSLLYTFNTYKISRQDEAELRASNNPFAMVILTAKAAIAGKDYFDEKERDALLLQLKLELVRQLLTKQIAKEKIRVLMNFLRYYVRFENSDINTKFEQEVEILTGRSNTMGLEELLIDRAKHEEAVSIAREMKKDGISIEQIAKFTKLTITEIEKL